From Arvicanthis niloticus isolate mArvNil1 chromosome 22, mArvNil1.pat.X, whole genome shotgun sequence, the proteins below share one genomic window:
- the Spic gene encoding transcription factor Spi-C: MTCCIEQDSLGQAFEDAFEVLTQQHSTGEIQYPPEHKNYMAIINPYPHVRGNSNYCGMLPPENPFYDWRSVTNGSANLYLEGGFHQSLQNIAESQLVQAPFFQQKGGRVSGRRKLRLFEYLFESLCNSEMVSCIQWVDKARGIFQFISKNKEKLAELWGKRKGNRKPMTYQKMARALRNYARTGEITKIRRKLTYQFSEAVLHRLAPSHFLGKDLSSQYGQPDQSYLSLNHWNASYYAHASYQS, from the exons ATG ACTTGTTGCATCGAACAAGACAGTCTGGGTCAAGCGTTTGAAGACGCCTTTGAAGTATTGACTCAACAGCATTCAACTGGAGAAATTCAATACCCCCCAG AACATAAAAATTACATGGCTATCATTAACCCTTATCCTCACGTCAGAGGCAACTCTAACTACTGTGGAATGTTACCCCCAGAGAACCCCTTCTATGACTGGAGAAGTGTAACA AATGGTTCTGCAAACCTGTATTTGGAAGGAGGCTTCCATCAGTCCCTGCAGAACATAGCTGAAAGCCAGCTGGTACAAGCTCCCTTCTTCCAGCAAAAGGGAGGAAGAG TTTCAGGCAGGAGGAAGCTTCGGCTATTTGAATACCTTTTTGAATCCCTATGCAATTCGGAGATGGTGTCTTGCATTCAGTGGGTTGACAAAGCCAGAGGCATCTTTCAGTTtatatcaaaaaacaaagaaaaactcgCTGAActttgggggaaaagaaaaggcaacCGGAAACCCATGACTTACCAGAAGATGGCCAGAGCCCTGAGGAATTATGCCAGAACTGGGGAGATCACAAAAATCCGGAGAAAACTGACCTACCAGTTCAGCGAAGCTGTTCTCCACAGACTTGCTCCGTCGCACTTCCTGGGAAAAGACCTCTCCTCACAATATGGCCAGCCTGATCAGAGCTATCTCAGTTTAAACCACTGGAATGCAAGTTACTACGCTCATGCCAGTTACCAGAGCTGA